AGCGCGGGGGTCTATAGCATCACGCAGCCGGAGCAATCGGCGAAGCTGCTCGGTCGCAAGCTGGAACATATCGCCGCGACCGGGGCGTCGGTGCTCGCGAGCGGCAACCCAGGGTGCTTGATGCAGATCGAGAACGGCATGCGCCGCGACCCGCGGCTGGCCCATGTACGGGCGTGCCATCCGGTGGAGTTGTTGGCGGAAGCGTATCGGCGCGAAGCGAGTCGCATTGGCCCCGGAGGGGCCGAGTGATGTAGCCAGGGGCGCAAGCCCCTGGTATCCGTGGCAACAAGAGACTCTCAGCCCCGTGAGGGGCGGCAGAGGTCCCGATGTCCGCAAAGAATAGTGTCGCCCCTCCGGGGCTCAAACTCTTGACGACGCTGCTAACCAGGGGCTGACGCCCCTGGCTACACCATATCGCCCCCTCCGGGGGCTAAGCGCGACTTCGCTCTACCGGAATGGATGCCGCCCCCCCGGGCGGAGCCCGGGGCTAGGGTCTACGTCAAAAACGGATTCGTGCGGCGCTCCTCGCCCACCGTCGTTGGCGGGCCGTGGCCGGGGAGCACGACGGCGCTATCAGGCAGCGTCAGCAGCTTCGTGCGGATCGATTCGATGAGCGTCTCGTGGTCGCCGTCGGGGAAGTCGCTGCGGCCGATGCTGCCGGCGAACAGCACGTCGCCGCCGAGGACGATCATTGGCGAGAGCTCCTTCGCGACGAAGATGACGTGGCCCGCGCTGTGGCCGGGGGTGTCGTAGACTGTCCAGCGGATGCCGGCGAACTCAACGACCTCGCCCTCGTCGACCGTTTGATCAGCAACAGGGCTGATGATCGGCATTCCGAACCCGGCCGAGAGATTCCCCTTCGCATCGGTCAGCTTCCAGGCGTCGCCGGCGCCGATCACTAGCGGTGCGTCGGGCCAGCGTTCTTTTAGATAGCCGTTGCCGGCGATGTGGTCGGCGTGGCCGTGGGTGTTGAGGATCGCCACCGGGTGGAGTCCGGCCGCTTCGAGCTCGTCGACGATCCGATCAGGCTCAAGCCCGGGGTCGACGACGATGCA
This sequence is a window from Lacipirellula parvula. Protein-coding genes within it:
- a CDS encoding MBL fold metallo-hydrolase codes for the protein MTSALFEENAYLLSLAEGGACIVVDPGLEPDRIVDELEAAGLHPVAILNTHGHADHIAGNGYLKERWPDAPLVIGAGDAWKLTDAKGNLSAGFGMPIISPVADQTVDEGEVVEFAGIRWTVYDTPGHSAGHVIFVAKELSPMIVLGGDVLFAGSIGRSDFPDGDHETLIESIRTKLLTLPDSAVVLPGHGPPTTVGEERRTNPFLT